The following proteins are co-located in the Castanea sativa cultivar Marrone di Chiusa Pesio chromosome 8, ASM4071231v1 genome:
- the LOC142607788 gene encoding glycosyltransferase BC10, with protein MFSTQFVLTFSLLLSLPILFLLAPRFLPLRHPSIPIPLPDELDDLSLFNRAASLSNPSNTFSHLSSSKNPKLKIAFLFLTNSDLHFAPLWQHFFQNAPSKNLYNVYVHADPSVNVTRPKGTVFEFRFIPAKKTYRGSPTLISATRRLLATAVIDDPANAFFAVLSQYCVPLHSFRYVYSSLVTSTTFDLTQSPSESAQYGGVRLKYKSFIEIISKNRSLWKRYAARGRFAMMPEVPFEKFRGGSQFFVVTRKHALVVIKDRTLWRKFKLPCYRDDECFPEEHYFPTLLSMADPDGCTHYTLTKVNWTGTVNGHPYTYRPPEVSAELIYRLRQSNFSESYLFARKFTPDCLKPLMGLADSVIFRD; from the coding sequence ATGTTCTCCACTCAATTCGTCCTCACCTTTTCCCTCCTCCTTTCCCTCCCAATCCTCTTCCTCTTAGCCCCTCGTTTCCTCCCTCTTCGTCACCCTTCCATCCCTATCCCTCTCCCCGACGAGCTCGACGACCTCTCCCTCTTCAACCGCGCCGCCTCTCTCTCCAACCCCTCCAACACATTCTCCCACCTCTCCTCCTCCAAAAACCCCAAACTCAAGATCGCTTTCCTCTTCCTCACCAACTCCGACCTCCACTTCGCCCCTCTCTGGCAACACTTTTTCCAAAATGCCCCTTCCAAAAACCTCTACAACGTCTACGTCCACGCCGATCCTTCCGTCAACGTCACCCGCCCTAAGGGCACCGTTTTCGAGTTCCGTTTCATTCCGGCCAAGAAAACCTACCGCGGCTCCCCGACGCTCATCTCCGCCACGCGCCGTTTGCTCGCCACCGCCGTCATCGACGATCCGGCCAACGCGTTCTTCGCCGTGCTGTCTCAGTACTGCGTCCCTCTCCACTCTTTCCGGTACGTGTACAGCTCGCTCGTCACCTCCACCACCTTCGATCTGACTCAGTCTCCCTCCGAGTCGGCTCAGTACGGCGGGGTTCGCCTCAAGTACAAGAGCTTCATCGAGATCATCTCCAAGAACCGGTCGCTGTGGAAGCGGTACGCCGCGAGAGGCCGGTTCGCGATGATGCCCGAGGTGCCGTTCGAGAAGTTCCGGGGCGGGTCGCAGTTCTTCGTGGTGACGCGTAAGCACGCGCTGGTTGTGATCAAGGATCGGACTCTGTGGAGGAAATTCAAGCTTCCGTGTTACCGAGACGACGAGTGTTTCCCTGAAGAGCACTATTTCCCGACTCTGCTATCAATGGCGGACCCTGATGGTTGCACCCATTACACTTTGACGAAGGTCAATTGGACCGGTACGGTCAATGGTCACCCGTACACGTATCGGCCACCCGAAGTTTCGGCCGAGTTAATTTATCGGCTGCGTCAATCCAATTTTTCCGAGTCGTACTTGTTCGCCAGGAAATTCACTCCTGATTGCCTGAAACCCTTAATGGGTCTCGCCGATTCGGTCATTTTCCGCGACTGA